TTTATACTTCCCGGGTGGTACTGTTATCTGATTCGACAATAATGATATACCGATATCATTGGTTACGATAGTATTTAAATCACGTGTGAACCAGTTAGTTGATGCAATACCGCCGCCAGGAGTTCCCGATGCCTGTTCTTCGCGGAAATGGGCGATATTCGTGTTTACGTCATGACGGAATACTCTTTTAATATATTGCGTGGATGATAAAAAAATCTCAAACGGCAAATACCTGTTCACGCTGATCGCGGACTGATACCATCCCTGAAGGTCATCACGCCATACCGGCGCGTCATTCGTGAACTCGGCCGTCACGGAAGCACCGGAGGGAATGAGCTTGATGTAGACAAGACCGTCTGCCGGGGAACCGCCTATCGCCTCATCGGCCCCGAACTCGTACAGCGTGCCCCCGACCTCAACCACCGAACCGGCCGCAATCTCGGGTTCGTCGGTCGTGTCATAATTCGTCAGCGACACCGAGCACAGGCCCCGGAACGTGAGATTGTTCGTCACCATCAATGCGGTTATATTGGGATCACCGGCCCCATAATTGCTTACTCTCGTACCCGCCATTATTCCCCCAATTCAAACGGCACTTCGAATTCCTCGCCGTCGATCTCAATGTAATATATCCCGCCCGTGATTCTCGCCTTCTCATCGTCGGCAGTAACCTCTAACGATTCCATCACGCTATCTATTGCCTCTGATATTTCAACACTTCTTTCGAGCCCGTTCTCCAGCACGAAATCCTGCTCCGGTGTCCAGCCCCCACGGAAGACGATAACGCTCATCAATAGACCTCGGTTATAATCAACTGACCGGTCCAAGGGTATTCATACCCGGCTTGCCGGGTGAACTTAGGCCGCTGTTTGAACACGCAAAACATCGGCGTTTCGAACACCAGATCATCGGGCCATATCAGCATCATCCAGGGCCGGAACGTGCGTACGCGCTCGTACATAGACAAGATGGCCTTCCGCTCAAGGTCCGATACCTCTGGGAGATTGATCGTGTATTCGCGAAACAGAACACCGGAAAATCCGTAGACCTGCCTGGTCTCGGAAAACGCGGCCGTGTCTTTCCCGGCGTAGTCGGCGACATGATCCGGTTTCATCGGCGGTCCCTCGGTCGATGGGCCGAGGAACATGTACCCGATCTCGATAAACCCAGAAGTGTTCGCGGCGTCGTCAACGACAATACGCCAGTAAGCATACGTAGCGGCCGTGAACTCGTACGCGGTCACATAGGGGACAACGGTAATGTTCTCGTCGAATGAAGGCGCGGTCCATATGTCGGTCGCGTTGCCCTGAAGCTTCAGCGTTGCCGTGGCGGTGAGATTGTGATTGAGCAGATACAGCGCGGAAACATCGGCACCTATCCCGGCCGCTGTAAGATACTGATCGGTCTTCGCCGCAGTCTTCCACGTCCGGGTCGTGTTCTTGACGATCACGTTGCCAATCGGATTATTGACGTTCTCGGTTGACGGATACAGCGTCGCCACGGCGAGCTTATTGTCCCACAGTATTCGCATCAGTTTTTAACCAGCGACCGCATGTCGATGCGGATCGTCCCGTTTTTTGTGCCCTTCGTCACGTACTCCCCGATCGCAACGCCACCGCTTTCGAATATCACATGCAGCGTGGACGCGCTCGCGGAACTCGCGCCCTGAGCGGCTACGATGTTCTGTGCCAGGTTCTCGTAGACCTCGGGAGTGAGAGGAGCCACGAGTTCATTTGCCCCGCCTTCGCCTGTTATTACCGGTACACCGCCGCGCGTGGCCTGAACAATACCACCCTCGGCAAGCTCGGGAAGTGGCTGCGCCGCTATCAGCGCCGTCTGCGCCGCTCCCATCGCTCCGATAATCGCCGCCATCGCGATCCCAACCCAGGGGGGGCCGGACCTCGCCAGGGCGTTGGTAATGCCGAGAGCGGTATTCATGATCGACTGAGTTATGTTTATGACCTTCGCGCGCTTCGCCGCCTCGTACTCGATCTTGCGCTTCTTCTTGTCGATATCGTCAGCGAGTGCCTGCTCGCGTCGGGCCCGCTCCTCGTCAAGGGCTTCAAGCTTTTTCGTGCGCTGCTTCTCGGTCAGAACCGAGTTATTGATCTGGTCTTCCTGCTCCGCGTACCACTCTTCAATCGCGGTCTGTCTCTGGGTCTGCTCGTTGTCGAGGGCCATTGTCTGATTGGTCGAATACTGCTGGAAAATCGAACTCAGTTGAGACACCGAAGACTGCGCGAACGACACCGCTGTCGTAATTGCCTCAAAGCGCGCCTGCTTCTGCGCCTGCTCCATCTCTTCGGCTTTGGTTAAGATGTCATTAAGCCATTTTATAGATTCCTCAGAAGACTTCTTGTCGGCTTCGGATTGTGCCTGCGCGGCCTTTCTCCGTGACGCTGTTTTCGCGTTGTCGGCATCAAGCGCGGCCTGCTTGCCTACGTTATTGTATACCTCGCGAGTCTTAGCGAGATCGCCCTCGATCTTGCCAACTGCAAATTGATATGTCAGAGCCGCGCGTTTCGCGTCAACAGCGCCCTGCATCGCACTCGCCGCGAGTTGCTTATTGCCAAAAACCCCGTAAATCTTGCTCGCCATTTCGGAGGCGCTGGAAATAATATTGAACTTCAGAGCTTGCATCTGTGCGCCCCATACAGCAACCTGCTGATACGCCATGCGAAAACCGAGCACGGATTTAGCCACAAATTCGCCAACGGCACGGCCGAGATTTATAGTCTTATCTCCTGATGCTATAAGATCGGATAGGAAAAGCTTCACCGTCGGCACAAGCTGTTCTCCGAATGTGCGAAGAGCTATGTCTCCGATGTCGTCCCATGTGGATTTTAAGCCTTCAAGAGTGTTCGATTGCTTGGCCAGCATCTGATAAAATCTTCCACCCTCTCCGGTGGCATCGCGGAAAGCCTGCTTTACCATGTCGCTTGAAATGGCACCCTTCTCCATTTCTTTTTTAAGCAGTCCCATCGACTTTCCGGTCTTCTCGCTCATTACTTGGAGAGGGTTAAATCCGGCGTTAATCATCTGCAACAGGTCTTGAC
The window above is part of the Spirochaetota bacterium genome. Proteins encoded here:
- a CDS encoding tape measure protein; the encoded protein is MTGIDAGKLIYQVQADMTEMRKQLGQIQSEMGKAGKSGEASFGGIRTASIAAAGAVGVAVVALKGIVSAGLKAAGAYEKQAVAFGVMLGSSGEAQKMLKEIQDFAAATPLQSEGLQRNALLLLNFGAAAEEVVPTLKMLGDVSGGNQQKLDSLTLAFAQMSSAGRLMGQDLLQMINAGFNPLQVMSEKTGKSMGLLKKEMEKGAISSDMVKQAFRDATGEGGRFYQMLAKQSNTLEGLKSTWDDIGDIALRTFGEQLVPTVKLFLSDLIASGDKTINLGRAVGEFVAKSVLGFRMAYQQVAVWGAQMQALKFNIISSASEMASKIYGVFGNKQLAASAMQGAVDAKRAALTYQFAVGKIEGDLAKTREVYNNVGKQAALDADNAKTASRRKAAQAQSEADKKSSEESIKWLNDILTKAEEMEQAQKQARFEAITTAVSFAQSSVSQLSSIFQQYSTNQTMALDNEQTQRQTAIEEWYAEQEDQINNSVLTEKQRTKKLEALDEERARREQALADDIDKKKRKIEYEAAKRAKVINITQSIMNTALGITNALARSGPPWVGIAMAAIIGAMGAAQTALIAAQPLPELAEGGIVQATRGGVPVITGEGGANELVAPLTPEVYENLAQNIVAAQGASSASASTLHVIFESGGVAIGEYVTKGTKNGTIRIDMRSLVKN